A single region of the Triticum dicoccoides isolate Atlit2015 ecotype Zavitan chromosome 2B, WEW_v2.0, whole genome shotgun sequence genome encodes:
- the LOC119363948 gene encoding BTB/POZ and MATH domain-containing protein 3-like isoform X1: MAVPRPSWSRSVTETVRGSHQYTVKGFSLAKGIGPGRHLSSDTFAVGGYDWAVYLYPDGKNHEDNASYVSVFVALASEGTDVRALFELTLLDQSGRSRHKVHSHFDRSMQAGPYTLKYRGSMWGYKRFYRRTQLEASDFLKDDCLVMNCTVGVVKNRLETPKNIQINVPPSDIGRCFKELFELHIGCDITFEVGDEKVQAHKWILAARSPVFKAQFFGPIGKPDMDRVVVEDVEPIVFKAMVNFIYSDELPSIHEVAGSFSMWTSTVVTQHLLAAANRYGLDRLRILCEAKLCDELTSETVATTLALAEQHHCAQLKSACLKFTAVRQNLGAVMETEGFNYLEETCPSLLSDLLATVAVVDDDPASVNRKRGVCINEDVNPVESVEASDRRTRRRV, from the exons ATGGCGGTGCCGCGGCCGTCGTGGTCGCGGTCGGTCACAGAGACCGTGCGGGGATCGCACCAGTACACGGTCAAGGGATTCTCCCTCGCCAAGGGCATCGGCCCCGGCCGGCACCTCTCCAGTGACACCTTCGCCGTCGGCGGCTACGACTGGGCCGTCTACCTCTACCCGGACGGAAAGAACCACGAGGACAACGCCAGTTACGTCTCCGTGTTCGTCGCCCTCGCCTCCGAGGGTACCGACGTCCGCGCCCTCTTCGAGCTCACCCTCCTCGACCAGTCCGGCCGCTCCCGCCACAAGGTCCACTCCCATTTCGACCGATCCATGCAGGCCGGACCATACACCCTCAAGTACAGAGGATCCATGTG GGGTTACAAGAGATTCTACAGAAGGACACAGTTAGAAGCATCAGATTTTTTAAAGGATGATTGCCTAGTAATGAACTGCACAGTAGGTGTCGTCAAGAACCGTCTCGAAACACCAAAGAATATCCAGATTAATGTTCCCCCATCGGATATTGGCCGTTGCTTCAAGGAGCTCTTTGAACTCCACATTGGCTGTGACATAACTTTTGAAGTAGGTGATGAGAAAGTCCAGGCACATAAATGGATTCTTGCCGCTCGCTCCCCGGTGTTCAAAGCCCAATTCTTTGGACCTATTGGTAAACCTGACATGGACAGAGTTGTTGTGGAGGATGTTGAACCTATCGTCTTCAAG GCAATGGTCAATTTCATATATTCTGATGAGCTTCCTAGCATTCATGAAGTAGCTGGATCTTTCTCAATGTGGACATCTACTGTGGTAACACAACATCTGTTGGCAGCAGCTAATAGATATGGGTTGGACCGGCTACGAATCCTATGTGAGGCAAAGTTATGTGATGAACTCACTTCTGAAACAGTAGCGACAACCTTAGCCCTAGCTGAACAGCACCACTGTGCTCAGCTCAAGTCTGCCTGTCTAAAATTCACTGCTGTTCGGCAAAATCTGGGAG CTGTGATGGAGACTGAAGGGTTTAATTACCTGGAGGAGACTTGCCCATCCTTGCTGTCTGATTTGTTAGCAACCGTCGCAGTAGTGGATGATGATCCTGCATCTGTTAACCGGAAAAGGGGAGTTTGTATCAATGAAGATGTGAATCCCGTTGAAAGCGTTGAGGCTAGTGACAGGCGCACCCGCAGGAGGGTGTAG
- the LOC119363948 gene encoding BTB/POZ and MATH domain-containing protein 3-like isoform X2 translates to MAVPRPSWSRSVTETVRGSHQYTVKGFSLAKGIGPGRHLSSDTFAVGGYDWAVYLYPDGKNHEDNASYVSVFVALASEGTDVRALFELTLLDQSGRSRHKVHSHFDRSMQAGPYTLKYRGSMWGYKRFYRRTQLEASDFLKDDCLVMNCTVGVVKNRLETPKNIQINVPPSDIGRCFKELFELHIGCDITFEVGDEKVQAHKWILAARSPVFKAQFFGPIGKPDMDRVVVEDVEPIVFKAMVNFIYSDELPSIHEVAGSFSMWTSTVVTQHLLAAANRYGLDRLRILCEAKLCDELTSETVATTLALAEQHHCAQLKSACLKFTAVRQNLGGISLSLSSSCFENFRDIAIQTTNAENP, encoded by the exons ATGGCGGTGCCGCGGCCGTCGTGGTCGCGGTCGGTCACAGAGACCGTGCGGGGATCGCACCAGTACACGGTCAAGGGATTCTCCCTCGCCAAGGGCATCGGCCCCGGCCGGCACCTCTCCAGTGACACCTTCGCCGTCGGCGGCTACGACTGGGCCGTCTACCTCTACCCGGACGGAAAGAACCACGAGGACAACGCCAGTTACGTCTCCGTGTTCGTCGCCCTCGCCTCCGAGGGTACCGACGTCCGCGCCCTCTTCGAGCTCACCCTCCTCGACCAGTCCGGCCGCTCCCGCCACAAGGTCCACTCCCATTTCGACCGATCCATGCAGGCCGGACCATACACCCTCAAGTACAGAGGATCCATGTG GGGTTACAAGAGATTCTACAGAAGGACACAGTTAGAAGCATCAGATTTTTTAAAGGATGATTGCCTAGTAATGAACTGCACAGTAGGTGTCGTCAAGAACCGTCTCGAAACACCAAAGAATATCCAGATTAATGTTCCCCCATCGGATATTGGCCGTTGCTTCAAGGAGCTCTTTGAACTCCACATTGGCTGTGACATAACTTTTGAAGTAGGTGATGAGAAAGTCCAGGCACATAAATGGATTCTTGCCGCTCGCTCCCCGGTGTTCAAAGCCCAATTCTTTGGACCTATTGGTAAACCTGACATGGACAGAGTTGTTGTGGAGGATGTTGAACCTATCGTCTTCAAG GCAATGGTCAATTTCATATATTCTGATGAGCTTCCTAGCATTCATGAAGTAGCTGGATCTTTCTCAATGTGGACATCTACTGTGGTAACACAACATCTGTTGGCAGCAGCTAATAGATATGGGTTGGACCGGCTACGAATCCTATGTGAGGCAAAGTTATGTGATGAACTCACTTCTGAAACAGTAGCGACAACCTTAGCCCTAGCTGAACAGCACCACTGTGCTCAGCTCAAGTCTGCCTGTCTAAAATTCACTGCTGTTCGGCAAAATCTGGGAGGTAT ATCACTTTCTTTAAGTAGCAGTTGCTTTGAAAATTTCAGAGATATTGCAATTCAAACCACTAATGCTGAAAACCCATAG